The proteins below come from a single Triticum aestivum cultivar Chinese Spring chromosome 5D, IWGSC CS RefSeq v2.1, whole genome shotgun sequence genomic window:
- the LOC123122727 gene encoding mediator of RNA polymerase II transcription subunit 19a isoform X2 yields MSGSNQMASDGKFGKGPRELTGAVDLISRYRLLNHHSFFCKKPLPLAISDTHYLQNVVGDTEIRKGEGMEIDQLIQNPDPREKKTAYIKPFDMETLGHAFQLRETAPVDLPSAEKGTPTISGNSKVKSRDKVKKHKKHKAKDKDKEQKKHKHRHKDRSKDKDKEKEKEKEKEKEKEKEKEKDKDKDKEKKKEKSVHHDLGGDNSKKHHEKKRKHEGMENLGAGRNHKKTQKRKIQ; encoded by the exons ATGTCAGGCTCTAATCAGATGGCTTCAGATGGTAAATTTGGAAAAG GTCCTCGGGAGCTCACTGGGGCTGTTGATTTAATTAGCCGCTACAGGCTGCTGAACCATCACAGTTTCTTTTGTAAGAAACCATTGCCACTGGCTATCTCAGATACACATTATCTTCAGAATGTTGTGGGTGACACTGAAATCCGTAAAGGAGAAGGGATGGAGATAGATCAACTCATTCAGAATCCAGACCCGAGGGAGAAGAAGACTGCTTATATTAAACCCTTTGACATGGAAACACTAGGGCACGCATTTCAGTTGCGAGAAACAGCGCCAGTAGATCTGCCTTCG GCTGAAAAAGGTACTCCGACTATATCGGGGAATTCAAAGGTTAAGTCCAGGGACAAAGTCAAGAAGCATAAAAAGCACAAGGCGAAAGACAAGGACAAGGAACAGAAGAAGCACAAACATCGCCATAAGGATCGGAGTAAAGACAAagacaaagagaaagagaaagagaaagagaaagaaaaagagaaagaaaaagagaaggagaaagaCAAAGACAaagacaaagaaaagaaaaaagagaagagtGTGCATCATGATTTGGGAGGTGATAATTCCAAAAAACATCATGAGAAG AAGAGGAAACATGAAGGAATGGAAAATTTGGGGGCTGGACGTAACCACAAAAAAA CACAAAAGCGCAAAATTCAATGA
- the LOC123122727 gene encoding mediator of RNA polymerase II transcription subunit 19a isoform X1: MSGSNQMASDGKFGKGPRELTGAVDLISRYRLLNHHSFFCKKPLPLAISDTHYLQNVVGDTEIRKGEGMEIDQLIQNPDPREKKTAYIKPFDMETLGHAFQLRETAPVDLPSAEKGTPTISGNSKVKSRDKVKKHKKHKAKDKDKEQKKHKHRHKDRSKDKDKEKEKEKEKEKEKEKEKEKDKDKDKEKKKEKSVHHDLGGDNSKKHHEKKRKHEGMENLGAGRNHKKSKEAFTQYFIIAMACFLQ, encoded by the exons ATGTCAGGCTCTAATCAGATGGCTTCAGATGGTAAATTTGGAAAAG GTCCTCGGGAGCTCACTGGGGCTGTTGATTTAATTAGCCGCTACAGGCTGCTGAACCATCACAGTTTCTTTTGTAAGAAACCATTGCCACTGGCTATCTCAGATACACATTATCTTCAGAATGTTGTGGGTGACACTGAAATCCGTAAAGGAGAAGGGATGGAGATAGATCAACTCATTCAGAATCCAGACCCGAGGGAGAAGAAGACTGCTTATATTAAACCCTTTGACATGGAAACACTAGGGCACGCATTTCAGTTGCGAGAAACAGCGCCAGTAGATCTGCCTTCG GCTGAAAAAGGTACTCCGACTATATCGGGGAATTCAAAGGTTAAGTCCAGGGACAAAGTCAAGAAGCATAAAAAGCACAAGGCGAAAGACAAGGACAAGGAACAGAAGAAGCACAAACATCGCCATAAGGATCGGAGTAAAGACAAagacaaagagaaagagaaagagaaagagaaagaaaaagagaaagaaaaagagaaggagaaagaCAAAGACAaagacaaagaaaagaaaaaagagaagagtGTGCATCATGATTTGGGAGGTGATAATTCCAAAAAACATCATGAGAAG AAGAGGAAACATGAAGGAATGGAAAATTTGGGGGCTGGACGTAACCACAAAAAAAGTAAGGAAGCATTTACTCAGTATTTTATTATTGCCATGGCATGTTTCCTTCAATAA